From one Streptomyces sp. CA-210063 genomic stretch:
- a CDS encoding bifunctional DNA primase/polymerase, giving the protein MTQATDIRRVRGHRPRLLDTALMLAANGVPVLPLRAGKVPFGNCRICAKNACGGRPNMKTPGPCTCPSVCHAWAAATTDPHVLNSPQWATAWRQAATVAYHPGGAGVTVVDLDNAAAIAWARAALPATRTVPTTRGEHWIYRGVMPSANAVRPGVDVKSLMAYARWLGWGSGAMAALPGAVRALALTDPPAARRAPQTLSAPLGGQSGVCRHRSPVFLDRGIAMAEQQITGAREAVHATVYRTFLAVLSTHGGCGCLTDTHVAKLFTAAQAKGESPRHCTDAWANALTTLGL; this is encoded by the coding sequence ATGACCCAAGCCACTGACATCCGGCGAGTACGCGGTCACCGGCCGCGTCTGCTGGACACCGCGCTGATGCTGGCCGCGAACGGGGTCCCCGTGCTGCCGCTTCGGGCGGGGAAGGTGCCGTTCGGCAACTGCCGCATCTGTGCGAAGAACGCGTGCGGCGGTCGGCCGAACATGAAGACCCCCGGCCCCTGCACGTGCCCGAGCGTCTGCCACGCGTGGGCAGCCGCCACCACCGACCCCCACGTCCTCAACTCCCCCCAGTGGGCCACCGCGTGGCGACAGGCGGCGACGGTCGCCTACCACCCCGGGGGTGCCGGGGTGACCGTCGTCGACCTGGACAACGCGGCGGCCATCGCATGGGCCCGCGCGGCGCTGCCCGCCACCCGGACCGTGCCGACGACCCGGGGTGAGCACTGGATCTACCGGGGCGTCATGCCGTCCGCCAACGCGGTCCGGCCCGGCGTGGACGTCAAGTCCCTTATGGCGTACGCCCGTTGGCTCGGATGGGGCAGCGGCGCCATGGCCGCTCTCCCAGGCGCTGTGCGTGCTCTGGCACTAACGGATCCTCCTGCGGCCCGTAGGGCGCCACAGACCCTCTCAGCGCCCCTGGGAGGCCAAAGCGGGGTGTGCCGCCACCGCTCGCCCGTGTTCCTGGACCGTGGGATCGCGATGGCGGAGCAGCAGATCACCGGCGCCCGTGAGGCGGTGCACGCCACCGTCTACCGGACCTTCCTGGCTGTGCTGTCCACGCACGGTGGGTGCGGCTGCCTCACGGACACGCACGTCGCCAAGCTGTTCACCGCCGCGCAGGCCAAGGGCGAATCGCCCCGGCACTGCACGGACGCGTGGGCCAACGCCCTCACCACGTTGGGACTGTGA
- a CDS encoding ATP-binding protein, producing MADDEKNPARQIITDYAQSHFRYFRTPDGTVYAQKNGQPIARPIRSQGTTGSHRQELMVGLYRDGRGAFNGSALKEALDLIEALALSEDVQPVHIRVAPGFDGATWLDLGRDDGQSVRIHPTGWDILTPDPQEVCWRRTQLTGELPLPVKDTNGKGIDLLMRLCNFAGAENECLAIAWLIGCLGPSVPVPAPFLTGPQGAGKSTGGRMLVRIIEGMSGDLRRAPKDEENLIAAVAAGWVTALDNLSHMSPDLSDAMCCIVTGAESVKRALFTDGDVFRVGYRRPLLLTGIDVGVIRPDLAERLLPLRLERPRVRRTEAELWAEYKEVLPVVLGSLLDLTVKVRAAQAETPTDLRMADFAHLCAQFDAATGLGALAAYRARLDDLNDDVIEGDLLAQTVLRHAETIELGTAQRMTSTEWLSCLGRLYSGDDCRPLPKGWPTTGKVLSDRLKRLQPTLAARGVLIDSGRTSQGRYLEMTRPATAAPHEQQRML from the coding sequence ATGGCTGACGACGAAAAGAACCCCGCCCGCCAGATCATCACCGACTACGCGCAATCCCACTTCCGGTACTTCCGCACCCCGGACGGGACCGTGTACGCGCAGAAGAACGGCCAGCCCATCGCCCGCCCGATCCGCTCCCAGGGCACCACTGGCAGCCACCGCCAGGAACTCATGGTCGGCCTCTACCGCGACGGACGCGGCGCGTTCAACGGCAGCGCGCTGAAAGAGGCGTTGGACCTGATCGAAGCACTCGCGCTGTCCGAGGACGTGCAGCCCGTGCACATCCGCGTCGCCCCCGGATTCGATGGGGCAACCTGGCTGGACCTGGGCCGCGACGACGGACAGTCCGTGCGCATCCACCCGACCGGCTGGGACATCCTCACCCCCGATCCGCAGGAAGTGTGCTGGCGGCGCACCCAGCTCACCGGGGAACTGCCGCTGCCCGTCAAGGACACGAACGGCAAGGGCATCGATCTGCTGATGCGGCTGTGCAACTTCGCCGGCGCGGAGAACGAGTGCCTGGCCATCGCGTGGCTGATCGGCTGCCTTGGGCCGTCCGTCCCGGTGCCCGCGCCGTTCCTCACCGGCCCCCAGGGCGCGGGGAAGTCGACCGGCGGCCGGATGCTGGTGCGGATCATTGAGGGCATGAGCGGGGACCTGCGCCGAGCCCCGAAGGACGAAGAGAACCTCATCGCGGCCGTGGCGGCGGGCTGGGTCACCGCCCTGGACAACCTCTCGCACATGTCGCCGGACCTGTCCGACGCGATGTGCTGCATCGTCACCGGAGCCGAAAGCGTCAAGCGCGCCCTGTTCACTGACGGGGACGTGTTCCGCGTCGGCTACCGCCGGCCGCTGCTGCTGACCGGGATCGACGTCGGCGTCATCCGTCCCGACCTCGCCGAACGCCTGCTCCCGCTCCGCTTGGAGCGGCCCCGCGTGCGGCGGACCGAGGCCGAACTGTGGGCGGAGTACAAGGAAGTGCTGCCCGTCGTGCTCGGGTCCCTGCTCGACCTCACGGTCAAGGTCCGCGCGGCGCAGGCGGAGACCCCCACCGACCTGCGGATGGCGGACTTCGCCCACCTGTGCGCGCAGTTCGACGCGGCCACCGGGCTCGGGGCGCTGGCCGCGTACCGGGCCCGGCTGGACGACCTGAACGACGACGTGATCGAGGGCGACCTGTTGGCACAGACCGTCCTCCGGCACGCTGAGACCATCGAGCTGGGTACGGCGCAGCGAATGACGTCCACGGAGTGGCTGTCCTGCCTCGGTCGCCTCTACAGCGGCGACGACTGCCGTCCGCTGCCCAAGGGGTGGCCGACCACGGGCAAGGTGCTCTCCGACCGTCTCAAGCGCCTTCAGCCCACGCTCGCCGCGCGGGGTGTGCTCATCGACTCCGGCCGCACCAGTCAGGGCCGGTACCTGGAAATGACCCGCCCCGCCACGGCGGCCCCGCACGAGCAGCAGCGGATGCTCTGA
- a CDS encoding helix-turn-helix domain-containing protein — protein sequence MSTAIAAPVDRLLYKPEEAAEALALGRSTVYELMAEGALKYIKLGRTRRIRRADLEAFVAALALLPN from the coding sequence ATGAGCACCGCGATCGCCGCCCCCGTCGACCGACTCCTGTACAAGCCTGAGGAAGCCGCCGAGGCACTCGCCCTCGGACGGTCCACCGTCTACGAGCTGATGGCCGAAGGCGCCCTGAAATACATCAAGTTGGGCCGCACGCGCCGGATTCGGCGCGCTGACCTCGAAGCCTTCGTAGCCGCCCTCGCACTGCTGCCCAACTGA
- a CDS encoding tyrosine-type recombinase/integrase, with translation MSPRKSNLESTVYFGDDGWWHGRVTMGVLPDGSPDRRHRMARTEPAVRRKVRELENLRDKGRAPKAGRKPTVEQWMTTYLTDIASLKLKPRSLDDYWSKTRNDIVPGIGKHRIDKLAPEHLEQMYRTMLDAGHAPSHIVKVHRILSRALKIAHRRRMIGENVATLVDPPSIDETEANPFTQEEAKAFLEAAAKRPTFMRWIVGVGMGFRQGETLGLRWPYVDLQAELFHPKWQLQRLTWRHGCRDAHACGARLHRFEPCPPNCATHKNYKRGCPKPCTATCVKHASICPDRKGGGLAFTRPKTKKSTNPVPIPPAFVPYLIAHKAQQDELREAAGELWQEHHAVFTRPDGRPIDPRADWEEFKELLEEAGITDRRLYDGSRHTAGTILNELGVDMPTIMEILRHTQISQTRRYVKGRSHLSKDAMRRMGDTFLPAPEPAPAPATETRTETGDRRAARSRARRRIR, from the coding sequence ATGAGCCCCCGGAAGTCGAACCTGGAATCGACCGTCTACTTCGGCGATGACGGCTGGTGGCACGGCCGCGTGACCATGGGCGTCCTGCCCGACGGAAGCCCCGACCGCCGCCACCGTATGGCCCGCACCGAACCTGCCGTACGCCGCAAGGTCCGTGAGTTGGAGAACCTCAGGGACAAGGGACGCGCCCCGAAGGCCGGCCGCAAGCCGACCGTCGAACAGTGGATGACGACGTACCTGACCGACATCGCGAGCCTGAAGCTCAAGCCCCGCTCCCTGGACGACTACTGGTCCAAGACCCGCAACGACATCGTCCCCGGCATCGGGAAGCACCGCATCGACAAGCTCGCCCCCGAGCACCTTGAGCAGATGTACCGGACCATGCTCGACGCAGGTCACGCCCCGTCCCACATCGTCAAGGTGCACCGCATCCTGTCGCGGGCCCTGAAGATTGCCCACCGCCGCCGGATGATCGGCGAGAACGTCGCCACCCTGGTCGACCCGCCCTCGATCGACGAGACCGAGGCGAATCCGTTCACCCAGGAAGAGGCCAAGGCATTCCTGGAAGCGGCGGCCAAGCGGCCCACGTTCATGCGGTGGATCGTCGGCGTCGGCATGGGGTTCCGGCAGGGTGAGACCCTGGGGCTGCGGTGGCCGTACGTCGACCTACAGGCCGAACTGTTCCACCCCAAGTGGCAGCTACAGCGCCTCACCTGGCGGCACGGTTGCCGCGACGCGCACGCCTGCGGGGCCCGGCTGCACCGCTTCGAGCCCTGCCCGCCGAACTGCGCCACGCACAAGAACTACAAGCGCGGGTGCCCGAAGCCGTGCACCGCGACGTGCGTCAAGCACGCGAGCATCTGCCCCGACCGCAAGGGCGGAGGACTCGCCTTCACCCGCCCGAAGACCAAGAAGAGCACGAACCCCGTACCGATCCCGCCCGCCTTCGTCCCCTATCTGATCGCGCACAAGGCGCAGCAGGACGAACTGCGGGAGGCGGCCGGCGAACTCTGGCAGGAGCACCACGCCGTGTTCACCCGACCCGATGGCCGCCCCATCGACCCCCGCGCCGACTGGGAGGAGTTCAAGGAACTGCTCGAAGAGGCGGGCATCACAGACCGCCGCCTCTACGACGGGAGCCGCCACACCGCCGGCACGATCCTGAACGAACTCGGGGTCGACATGCCCACGATCATGGAGATCCTGCGCCACACCCAGATCAGCCAGACCCGCCGCTACGTCAAGGGCCGCTCACACCTCTCGAAGGACGCCATGCGCCGCATGGGCGACACGTTCCTGCCCGCCCCGGAACCTGCCCCTGCGCCCGCAACTGAGACTAGAACTGAGACTGGGGACCGCCGTGCGGCCCGCTCCCGCGCACGTCGCCGCATCCGATAA
- a CDS encoding alpha/beta hydrolase: protein MHTRRTFRSFRPNRSLRAGGVLLAAAALLVSACSSGGSSTAATRADGGPALGALPRATPSALTPYYEQKLNWRNCEVPGFQCATMKAPLDYAKPGEGDVRLAVSRKKATGPGARLGSLLVNPGGPGGSAVGYVQGYAGIGYPAKVRARYDMVAVDPRGVAGSEPVECLSGRQMDTYTQTDITPDDTGETAAVVAAYQRFAEGCGARAPKLLRHVSTVEAARDMDILRAVLGDEKLTYVGASYGTFLGATYAGLFPDRVGRLVLDGALDPSLPANRLNQEQTAGFETAFQAFAKDCVRRKECVLGRTPAQVGENLRALFERLDARPIPTGDADGRQLGESLATTGVIAAMYDEAAWPQLRQALTAAVKKDDGAGLLALSDRYYERDADGSYSNLMYANAAVNCLDLPAAYDTPEEVERALPEFEKASPVFGRALAWASLNCAYWPVKPTGGPHRIEAKGAAPIVVVGTTRDPATPYRWAQALASQLSSARLLTYDGDGHTAYGRGSTCVDSTINTYLLRGTPPTDGKRCSPS, encoded by the coding sequence ATGCACACCAGGCGTACTTTCCGGTCTTTCCGGCCGAATCGGTCCCTGCGGGCCGGCGGCGTGTTGCTCGCCGCCGCCGCGCTGCTCGTATCGGCCTGCTCCTCCGGCGGTTCCAGTACGGCGGCCACGAGGGCGGACGGGGGGCCCGCCCTCGGCGCGCTGCCCCGCGCGACACCGTCGGCGCTGACCCCGTACTACGAACAGAAGCTGAACTGGCGCAACTGCGAGGTCCCCGGCTTCCAGTGCGCCACGATGAAGGCGCCCCTCGACTATGCCAAGCCGGGCGAGGGCGACGTCAGGCTGGCGGTCTCGCGGAAGAAGGCGACCGGTCCCGGCGCACGGCTCGGTTCGCTGCTGGTCAACCCGGGCGGGCCGGGCGGGTCAGCGGTCGGCTATGTGCAGGGGTACGCGGGCATCGGCTACCCGGCCAAGGTGCGGGCGCGGTACGACATGGTGGCCGTCGACCCGCGGGGCGTGGCCGGCAGCGAGCCGGTCGAATGCCTCTCCGGCCGCCAGATGGACACGTACACGCAGACGGACATCACCCCGGACGACACGGGGGAGACGGCCGCGGTGGTCGCCGCGTACCAGCGGTTCGCGGAGGGGTGCGGGGCGCGGGCGCCGAAGCTGCTGCGGCATGTTTCCACGGTCGAGGCGGCCCGGGACATGGACATCCTGCGTGCCGTGCTGGGTGACGAGAAGCTGACGTATGTCGGCGCCTCGTACGGGACGTTCCTCGGCGCGACGTACGCTGGGCTGTTCCCCGACCGCGTCGGACGCCTGGTGCTCGACGGCGCGCTCGACCCGTCGCTGCCCGCCAACCGGCTCAACCAGGAGCAGACGGCGGGCTTCGAGACGGCCTTCCAGGCCTTCGCGAAGGACTGCGTACGCCGGAAGGAGTGCGTGCTGGGGCGCACGCCCGCACAGGTCGGCGAGAACCTGCGCGCGCTCTTCGAGCGGCTGGACGCCCGGCCGATCCCGACGGGTGACGCCGACGGCCGGCAGCTCGGCGAGTCCCTGGCCACGACGGGCGTGATCGCGGCGATGTACGACGAGGCGGCCTGGCCCCAGCTGCGCCAGGCGCTCACCGCGGCGGTCAAGAAGGACGACGGCGCCGGCCTGCTCGCCCTCTCTGACCGCTACTACGAACGCGACGCCGACGGCAGCTACTCCAACCTGATGTACGCCAACGCCGCCGTGAACTGCCTCGACCTCCCGGCCGCCTACGACACCCCCGAGGAGGTCGAACGGGCCCTGCCCGAGTTCGAGAAGGCCTCCCCGGTCTTCGGACGGGCCCTCGCGTGGGCCTCCCTGAACTGCGCGTACTGGCCGGTGAAGCCGACGGGCGGACCGCACCGTATCGAGGCGAAGGGCGCCGCCCCGATCGTCGTCGTCGGCACCACCCGCGACCCCGCCACCCCCTACCGCTGGGCCCAGGCCCTCGCCTCCCAGCTCTCCTCCGCCCGCCTCCTCACCTACGACGGCGACGGCCACACCGCCTACGGCCGCGGCAGCACCTGCGTCGACTCCACGATCAACACCTACCTCCTCCGCGGCACACCCCCGACCGACGGAAAGCGCTGCTCACCGTCCTGA
- a CDS encoding DNA polymerase III subunit delta', translating into MGVWDDLVGQERLSAQLDAAARDADAIVTAAETRTAPPEASKMTHAWLFTGPPGSGRTTAARAFAAALQCVSPDRALGGSPGCGFCDGCHTALVGTHADVSTVAAVGTQILAEDMRDTVRKSYTSPATGRWQVILVEDAERLNEKSANAVLKAVEEPAPRTVWMLCAPSLEDVLPTIRSRCRHVGLLTPSVDAVADMLVRREGIEPQAAALAARATQGHIEQARRLATDPRARQRRAAVLKLPLRVEDIGGCLKAAQELVDAASEASKQLAEEVDTKETEELKAAMGAVQGGRMPRGTAGVMKDLEDKQKRRRTRAQRDSLDLALTELTGFYRDVLALQLGARVALSNVEVQDTVERMARGGTPESTLRRIDAIAACREALDRNVAPLLAVEAMTMALRAG; encoded by the coding sequence ATGGGCGTGTGGGACGACCTGGTGGGGCAGGAGCGGCTGAGCGCACAACTCGACGCGGCCGCTCGGGACGCGGATGCGATCGTCACGGCGGCCGAGACGAGGACCGCGCCTCCGGAGGCGTCGAAGATGACGCACGCGTGGTTGTTCACGGGGCCCCCGGGATCGGGGCGGACGACGGCGGCGCGGGCGTTCGCGGCGGCGTTGCAGTGTGTGAGTCCGGACCGGGCACTCGGGGGGAGCCCGGGGTGCGGGTTCTGTGACGGTTGTCATACGGCGTTGGTGGGGACGCATGCGGATGTCAGCACGGTGGCGGCGGTCGGCACGCAGATCCTGGCCGAGGACATGCGGGACACCGTGCGGAAGTCGTACACGTCGCCGGCGACCGGGCGGTGGCAGGTCATCCTCGTCGAGGACGCCGAGCGGCTGAACGAGAAGTCGGCGAACGCGGTGCTGAAGGCGGTGGAGGAGCCCGCTCCACGGACGGTGTGGATGCTGTGCGCGCCGTCGCTGGAGGATGTGCTGCCGACGATTCGTTCGCGGTGCCGCCATGTCGGACTGCTCACACCGTCGGTGGACGCGGTGGCGGACATGCTCGTACGGCGGGAGGGCATCGAGCCGCAGGCTGCCGCCCTGGCGGCGCGGGCCACTCAGGGACACATCGAGCAGGCCCGGCGGCTGGCGACCGATCCGCGGGCGCGGCAGCGACGGGCCGCTGTGCTGAAGCTGCCCCTGCGGGTCGAGGACATCGGCGGGTGTCTGAAGGCCGCGCAGGAGCTGGTGGACGCGGCGTCGGAGGCGTCGAAGCAGCTTGCCGAAGAGGTCGACACCAAGGAGACCGAGGAGCTGAAGGCGGCGATGGGCGCGGTGCAGGGCGGGCGCATGCCGCGCGGTACGGCGGGCGTGATGAAGGACCTGGAGGACAAGCAGAAGCGGCGGCGTACGCGGGCGCAGCGGGACAGTCTGGATCTCGCGCTGACCGAGCTCACCGGCTTCTACCGGGACGTGCTCGCTCTGCAGTTGGGGGCGCGGGTCGCGCTCTCCAACGTCGAGGTCCAGGACACCGTGGAGCGGATGGCGCGGGGCGGGACGCCCGAGTCGACGTTGCGGCGGATCGACGCGATCGCGGCGTGCCGTGAGGCGTTGGACCGGAACGTGGCGCCGTTGCTGGCCGTGGAGGCGATGACGATGGCTTTGCGGGCCGGGTGA
- the tmk gene encoding dTMP kinase — MMRAEQPTAHDPASDDALVADSRERAVRALLRRPQLKRLWSAQLVGGVGDVLALFVLVLLAFQTAIAEGSFGGGYRGVALTVAVVFGTRALATLLFGAVLLGPLTSLTSQEGPLDRRWTMVGADGVRVLLLIVAPLWIDWTPDNALAVLLVTAFVAGVAERFWAVCRESAAPALLPAPPPEGATVRPLPDHMDALRRLSLRTGFVAVPLAAAVLVVASLLNNLLGAGIDWFAQHQAALASYVAAGLFAASLSVVTFLDLPKTRTPRARSPLEGLRRPKTGTGVDKGRTGAIPLLVPACGAVAGAVAAAVAVAVLHAKDLGGGPVTYGLLVVALTGGVVVGIRRAPSVLRSLSRRRLLALAIAFTGIALLAAGLTPDVTSVVLILGLAGVGAGIAANTGHTLLDQEAEDFRRARTTEHLHAVVRVFVAVAALVAPLFAAVIGPHRLESGKFVFAHGGAAFTLMLVGALLLPVAALVLAKVDDRSGVPLRQDLRDALLKGDDPDQAPASSGFFIALEGGDGAGKSTQVEALAEWIRAKGHEVVVTREPGATPVGKRLRSILLDVSSAGLSHRAEALLYAADRAEHVDTVVRPALERGAVVISDRYIDSSVAYQGAGRDLSPTEIARISRWATDGLVPHLTVLLDVSPEAARERFTEAPDRLESEPAEFHERVRAGFLTLAAADAGRYLVVDAAQDPEAVTTVVRHRLDVMLPLSEAEVKAQEEARRKAEEEARRKAEEEAARKAEEERLERERQEELARLRAEEQERKRRELEEAQRREAERQAEEARQRAEEARRRAEEEQARLLAEEKARAEQEERRRVEEERRRQQAAEEQRLREEAEARRLEKQRKAEEALLRAEEARRVAAAAEAERVAAAAEAGRVAAERAAEAAAEAEGVAAAERRAAGASRDGRASRGGDEAATVATPLVTPTNASGGPVDETAVLPPVREDGPGGAGSRGSRGSAGVSDSETTAKLPKPPVPPGAGSGSGSGSGSDVGSGSPSAGAPEDETAVLPQVPSGAADETAVLPPVREDRVPPGIFRDERPGPDGTEDRTRELPQVDTEGVPRRRPRSDWAEETPLDDLPTLADELLGSHGDDESDEGRGGWGRRRR, encoded by the coding sequence ATGATGCGAGCCGAGCAGCCGACGGCCCATGACCCGGCCTCCGACGACGCCCTGGTGGCCGATTCCAGGGAGCGCGCCGTCCGGGCGCTGCTACGCCGACCGCAGCTGAAACGGTTGTGGAGCGCACAGCTCGTGGGCGGCGTGGGCGATGTGCTCGCGCTGTTCGTGCTGGTGCTCCTCGCCTTCCAGACGGCGATCGCCGAGGGCTCCTTCGGCGGCGGGTACCGGGGCGTTGCCCTGACAGTCGCGGTTGTCTTCGGCACACGCGCCCTCGCGACCCTGCTCTTCGGGGCCGTGCTCCTCGGGCCGCTCACCTCGCTGACCTCGCAGGAGGGTCCGCTCGACCGCCGCTGGACCATGGTCGGCGCGGACGGGGTGCGGGTCCTGCTGCTGATCGTGGCGCCCCTGTGGATCGACTGGACGCCGGACAACGCGCTCGCGGTACTGCTGGTCACCGCGTTCGTGGCCGGTGTCGCCGAGCGGTTCTGGGCGGTCTGCCGGGAGAGCGCGGCGCCCGCGCTGCTGCCCGCCCCGCCGCCGGAGGGCGCGACGGTGCGCCCGCTGCCGGACCACATGGACGCGCTGCGGCGCCTGTCCCTGCGTACCGGATTCGTGGCGGTGCCCCTCGCGGCCGCCGTGCTCGTCGTCGCCTCGCTGCTCAACAACCTGCTGGGCGCGGGCATCGACTGGTTCGCGCAGCACCAGGCCGCGCTCGCCTCGTACGTCGCCGCCGGGCTTTTCGCCGCCTCGCTGTCCGTGGTGACCTTCCTCGACCTGCCCAAGACGCGCACTCCGCGTGCGCGGTCGCCGCTCGAGGGGCTGCGCCGGCCCAAGACCGGCACGGGTGTCGACAAGGGCCGGACGGGTGCGATCCCGCTCCTGGTGCCCGCGTGCGGTGCTGTCGCCGGTGCGGTCGCCGCGGCTGTCGCCGTCGCCGTGCTGCACGCCAAGGACCTGGGCGGCGGGCCGGTGACGTACGGGCTGCTGGTCGTCGCTCTGACCGGCGGGGTCGTCGTCGGGATCCGCCGGGCGCCGTCCGTGCTGCGCTCGCTGTCGCGGCGTCGGCTGCTTGCCTTGGCCATCGCTTTCACGGGCATCGCGCTGCTCGCCGCCGGGCTGACGCCGGATGTCACGAGTGTGGTGCTGATCCTGGGGCTGGCGGGTGTCGGCGCGGGGATCGCCGCGAACACCGGGCACACGCTGCTCGACCAGGAGGCCGAGGACTTCCGGCGCGCGCGGACCACCGAGCATCTGCATGCGGTCGTACGGGTGTTCGTGGCGGTGGCGGCGCTCGTCGCTCCGCTGTTCGCCGCCGTCATCGGGCCGCACCGGTTGGAGAGCGGCAAGTTCGTGTTCGCGCACGGGGGTGCGGCGTTCACGTTGATGCTGGTGGGGGCGCTGCTGCTGCCGGTGGCGGCGCTGGTGCTCGCCAAGGTCGACGACCGGTCCGGGGTGCCGCTCCGGCAGGATCTGCGGGACGCGTTGCTGAAGGGCGACGACCCGGATCAGGCGCCTGCCTCTTCGGGGTTCTTCATCGCTCTGGAGGGCGGTGACGGTGCCGGGAAGTCCACCCAGGTCGAGGCGCTCGCCGAGTGGATTCGGGCCAAGGGGCACGAGGTCGTGGTGACGCGGGAGCCGGGGGCCACTCCGGTGGGGAAGCGGCTGCGGTCGATCCTGTTGGACGTGTCGTCGGCCGGGCTGTCGCACCGGGCAGAGGCGCTGCTCTACGCGGCGGATCGTGCCGAGCATGTGGACACCGTGGTGCGGCCCGCTCTGGAGCGGGGTGCGGTGGTCATCTCGGATCGGTACATCGATTCGTCCGTGGCCTATCAGGGAGCCGGGCGGGATCTCTCGCCCACGGAGATCGCCCGGATTTCGCGGTGGGCGACGGATGGGCTCGTGCCTCATCTGACGGTGCTGCTGGATGTGTCGCCCGAAGCGGCCCGGGAGCGGTTCACCGAGGCGCCGGATCGGCTGGAGTCGGAGCCGGCCGAGTTCCATGAGCGGGTGCGGGCGGGGTTCCTGACGCTTGCCGCCGCGGACGCCGGGCGTTATTTGGTGGTCGACGCCGCGCAGGATCCCGAGGCCGTCACGACCGTCGTCCGGCATCGGCTCGATGTGATGCTGCCGCTCTCCGAGGCCGAGGTGAAGGCGCAGGAGGAGGCTCGGCGCAAGGCCGAGGAGGAGGCGCGGCGCAAGGCCGAGGAAGAGGCCGCGCGGAAGGCCGAGGAGGAGCGGCTGGAGCGTGAGCGCCAGGAGGAGCTCGCCCGGCTGCGCGCCGAGGAGCAGGAGCGCAAGCGGCGCGAGCTGGAGGAGGCTCAGCGGCGCGAGGCGGAGCGACAGGCCGAGGAGGCCCGGCAGCGGGCCGAGGAGGCGCGTCGCCGTGCCGAGGAGGAGCAGGCGCGGCTCCTCGCGGAGGAGAAGGCCCGGGCCGAGCAGGAAGAACGGCGGCGGGTCGAGGAGGAACGGCGTCGTCAGCAGGCCGCGGAGGAGCAGCGGCTGCGGGAGGAGGCCGAAGCGCGCCGCCTGGAGAAGCAGCGGAAGGCCGAGGAGGCGTTGCTTCGGGCCGAGGAGGCTCGGCGGGTGGCCGCCGCCGCGGAGGCTGAGCGGGTTGCCGCGGCGGCTGAGGCCGGGCGGGTCGCGGCGGAGCGGGCGGCGGAGGCCGCTGCTGAGGCCGAGGGGGTTGCTGCGGCTGAGCGTCGGGCTGCCGGGGCTTCGAGGGACGGGCGGGCTTCGAGGGGCGGTGACGAGGCGGCGACTGTGGCTACGCCGCTGGTGACGCCGACGAATGCGTCGGGTGGGCCGGTGGATGAGACGGCTGTGCTGCCGCCGGTGCGGGAGGACGGGCCGGGTGGGGCTGGTTCGCGGGGCTCGCGGGGTTCGGCGGGTGTGTCCGACTCGGAGACGACGGCGAAGTTGCCGAAGCCGCCGGTGCCGCCGGGGGCGGGCTCGGGCTCGGGTTCGGGTTCGGGGTCCGATGTGGGTTCTGGATCGCCTTCGGCTGGGGCTCCGGAGGATGAGACCGCGGTGTTGCCGCAAGTGCCTTCCGGGGCGGCTGATGAGACGGCTGTACTGCCGCCGGTGCGGGAGGATCGGGTGCCGCCGGGAATCTTCCGGGATGAGCGGCCCGGCCCTGACGGGACGGAGGATCGGACGCGGGAGCTTCCGCAGGTGGATACGGAGGGGGTTCCGCGGCGGCGGCCTCGGTCGGACTGGGCCGAGGAGACGCCGCTGGACGATCTGCCGACGCTGGCGGACGAACTGCTGGGGTCGCATGGCGACGACGAATCCGACGAGGGACGCGGTGGCTGGGGGCGGCGTCGCCGCTGA